Proteins encoded by one window of Torulaspora delbrueckii CBS 1146 chromosome 2, complete genome:
- the TDEL0B03320 gene encoding uncharacterized protein (ancestral locus Anc_8.777) has translation MPRIAANKKSKHVLEKRDVFGRNIGYLRSCLPELTHFDSVNLYSHDLESGYSPLHVTLQRGYLRKSFLLYKRWKDEIEFLSHKFGGHVFNQLDREGLTPLELYSMRFSKRDRRFPHYIRYQSDLTPSATWSKDPADISEDLRFAFMELPMDEAAQNCIKQRGGSHLLTWGSNVNYQLGTGNKDDRQNMFQLAIDQLNKTDTLELTASRFKKILITRYHSIIVTTENKVYTCGNSSRGRLGNGVADVPQPKFAEILDLKDTEIMMFKTSNHHTLLLTDKSDVYSWGWNGYGQLGYSTNSKNTDLDKVFGSVPKKISFLEGEEVVNISCSKIHSCAVSANGKLFMWGLNVGQLGGFKPVHKTPDSIYQNQDAYVTNTPVITNIANSPVEQVVCTDFATFVRLQGNILQVYTNYTVRSFKIPMAKAKSNKDVDAFAHFTPREIPSKVVDMQCTNTFGNNLTFKYDCGRIGIVTVKEESQNMWTKLPNILPVTLYWSPKFENRKCMDFAISSKGSLIICTAGGEVFTTSGSNNSFEKVHSSRLITGRAISVACEPSFVSFAILKDETSKVPTLYPKDRLLYDFSRYSPKYGARQDIHTRITYGFPEFSMSDYMTDNDFLYTSFDDTDTRKKKRRGFYLADFEKKRTVAVNQDGEKASMDFNIKKDFDFKFRDDKTNEDICQFHKLLLRSIAPWIVKSMIPWYDRSLSFEKFLEFSWGDCDYFQGYWAWAVKSAEFDSGVLAATLKEVVHYFYTDEKPVSARASKLLLKLLDSSYHTSSLPHTLRELLQDHNVRRLPPRSLNSFINPELSPEELASKNNVEETYAKLSEPDVELKLTDGILYGHSLVLRVRSSFFEILLLQLSSHHGSSIDLRNFEHASVENVSCVLRYMYGLPYNEIYSLIRKDHFTEKIQFYLDMLQLCDQLNLDYLKNYTESLTMDFINGETVVPILINASYSNSRLLAQQCCWFICLHIGLLFSKENLELIDDHFDSHIWQQLEDTLKEMCFEVNQQEDNSWYTIPDVNWLELFQTNLHAYNERFMDSKRSFAPVIELKTSTSENKSANRRRSSNQTATKSRKPSFVNNMKVPFVVEEKISWRGAVSAGDTTAIDDNEEFTEVVKKSKRRTSSHSQLQTNRTQSPPSAQTSGKVVIHASKEKDSESLPSLLSQAETSLNEQSEGETAATKIKRSFKKGSQKQRVGQLSAEDLNTQDDTKKTTWGNRPAKASRNSFSSGNSVNHRKQSLPSLYDSNPAPAAGKKREKIPVLSVGPSASSEVRTHGTWGMAAPYIPMSEDISDAMTSQKKPTLEERVAAKEFERWFEHESAKVQKQLNKDNKTVKDGFKAVYKASEGMPEFLTDETSSNKKNGKKPRFKFQSKHKTKNDGADTVLW, from the coding sequence ATGCCACGGATTGCTGCtaacaagaagagcaagCATGTGTTAGAAAAGAGAGACGTTTTCGGAAGAAATATAGGGTATTTGCGAAGTTGTTTGCCGGAATTGACTCATTTTGATTCCGTTAATCTTTATTCACACGACCTAGAGAGTGGTTATTCACCTTTACATGTTACTTTACAGAGAGGTTACTTGAGGAAGAGTTTTTTATTATACAAAAGATGGAAGGATGAGATAGAGTTTCTTTCGCACAAGTTTGGTGGCCACGTATTCAATCAGTTGGATCGTGAAGGTCTGACTCCATTGGAATTGTACTCTATGAGGTTCTCGAAACGTGATAGGAGGTTTCCGCATTATATTCGTTATCAAAGTGATTTGACGCCTTCAGCGACGTGGAGCAAGGATCCAGCAGATATTTCTGAGGACCTGAGGTTTGCGTTCATGGAATTGCCGATGGATGAAGCTGCACAGAATTGTATCAAACAGCGAGGTGGGTCACATTTGCTTACTTGGGGCTCAAACGTGAACTATCAACTAGGCACTGGTAACAAAGATGACCGACAGAACATGTTTCAGCTCGCGATCGATCAGTTGAACAAGACAGATACTCTCGAACTGACGGCTTCGAGGTTCAAGAAGATACTTATAACACGATATCACTCTATTATAGTGACTACCGAGAACAAAGTTTATACGTGTGGGAACAGCTCGCGTGGGAGACTAGGGAATGGAGTCGCCGATGTACCGCAACCGAAGTTCGCTGAGATCTTAGATCTTAAAGACACAGAAATTATGATGTTTAAGACTAGTAATCATCATACGTTATTATTGACAGATAAGTCAGATGTATACAGTTGGGGATGGAATGGGTATGGCCAGCTTGGTTACTCAACGAATAGCAAGAACACTGACCTGGACAAAGTTTTTGGCTCTGTACCGAAAAAGATCTCATTTTTGGAAGGAGAAGAAGTGGTTAATATCTCCTGCTCAAAGATACATTCGTGCGCTGTCAGTGCGAATGGTAAACTTTTCATGTGGGGACTGAATGTCGGTCAACTTGGTGGCTTCAAGCCAGTACACAAGACTCCAgattcaatttatcaaaaCCAAGATGCGTACGTCACTAATACTCCAGTCATAACCAATATTGCAAATTCACCAGTTGAGCAGGTTGTATGCACAGATTTTGCCACTTTTGTGCGATTGCAAGGTAATATTTTGCAAGTGTATACCAACTATACCGTGAGATCCTTTAAAATTCCAATGGCAAAGGCAAAATCAAATAAGGATGTGGACGCGTTCGCACATTTTACGCCTAGGGAGATTCCAAGTAAGGTGGTTGACATGCAATGTACCAACACATTTGGTAACAACCTTACTTTCAAGTACGACTGTGGAAGGATTGGCATAGTTACGGTCAAAGAGGAGTCCCAAAACATGTGGACGAAGTTGCCTAATATACTACCCGTCACTCTTTATTGGtcaccaaaatttgaaaataGAAAGTGTATGGATTTCGCAATTAGTTCCAAAGGTAGTTTGATCATTTGCACTGCTGGTGGTGAAGTGTTTACTACGAGCGGCTCGAATAACTCTTTTGAGAAGGTGCATAGTAGCCGATTGATCACGGGAAGGGCCATTTCAGTTGCATGCGAGCCTTCTTTCGTTTCCTTTgcgatcttgaaagatgagaCCAGTAAAGTACCTACCTTGTACCCAAAGGATAGGTTGCTCTACGATTTTTCACGTTATTCTCCCAAATACGGGGCCCGGCAAGATATACACACTCGAATTACTTATGGATTTCCAGAATTCTCAATGAGTGACTACATGACGGATAACGACTTCCTGTATACATCATTCGATGATACTGATACCagaaagaaaaagagaagaggaTTTTACTTGGCtgattttgagaagaagcgTACTGTTGCAGTGAATCAAGATGGCGAAAAAGCATCCATGGATttcaatatcaagaagGACTTTGACTTTAAGTTTCGCGATGACAAAACTAATGAGGATATTTGTCAGTTTCATAAACTCCTTCTCCGCTCCATAGCTCCCTGGATTGTCAAGAGCATGATACCATGGTATGATCGCTCTCTCAGTTTTGAGAAGTTTTTAGAGTTTTCCTGGGGGGACTGCGATTATTTCCAAGGCTACTGGGCGTGGGCTGTTAAAAGCGCTGAGTTTGATAGTGGTGTTTTAGCAGCAACTCTGAAGGAAGTCGTTCACTACTTTTACACTGACGAAAAGCCTGTAAGTGCTCGAGCGTCGAAACTCCTTCTAAAACTTCTGGACAGTTCGTATCATACGTCAAGCCTTCCACATACCCTTCGTGAGCTTCTACAAGATCACAATGTCAGACGACTGCCACCTCGTTCATtaaattctttcatcaatccGGAGTTAAGTCCCGAAGAGTTGGCATCGAAAAACAATGTAGAAGAGACCTACGCAAAGTTGAGTGAGCCTGATGTTGAACTGAAGCTCACCGATGGGATACTTTACGGCCATTCACTGGTTCTGAGGGTCAGATCTtcattttttgaaatacttCTTTTACAGCTTTCGAGCCATCATGGCAGCTCGATAGACCTGcgaaattttgaacatgCCAGTGTGGAAAACGTTAGTTGTGTACTAAGGTACATGTATGGATTACCATACAATGAAATTTACAGTTTGATTCGCAAAGATCACTTTACTGAAAAGATCCAATTTTATCTTGATATGTTGCAGCTTTGCGATCAGTTAAACTTGGATTATCTGAAAAACTATACGGAAAGCTTGACTATGGATTTTATCAATGGAGAAACAGTCGTGCCGATTCTCATCAATGCCAGCTATTCCAATAGCCGATTGCTAGCTCAGCAATGCTGCTGGTTCATATGTCTACATATTGGATTGTTATTCTCGAAAGAGAACCTAGAGTTGATTGACGATCATTTCGATTCTCACATTTGGCAACAATTAGAGGATACCCTCAAAGAGATGTGCTTTGAAGTTAATCAACAGGAAGATAACTCGTGGTATACAATTCCAGATGTCAACTGGTTGGAATTATTTCAAACCAACCTACATGCCTATAATGAACGGTTCATGGACTCCAAGAGATCTTTTGCTCCAGTTATCGAACTCAAGACATCAACAAGTGAAAACAAATCCGCAAATCgaagaagatcatcaaaTCAAACTGCGACCAAAAGCCGCAAGCCATCATTTGTTAATAACATGAAAGTGCCTTTCGTAGTGGAGgagaagatttcttggagagGCGCTGTCAGTGCTGGAGACACCACTGCGATAGACGATAACGAAGAATTCACCGaggtggtgaagaaaagtaAGCGCAGAACATCCTCGCATTCGCAGTTGCAAACGAATCGCACTCAGAGTCCTCCTTCTGCCCAAACTTCCGGTAAGGTAGTTATCCACGCCAGTAAAGAGAAAGATAGTGAAAGTCTACCCTCCTTGCTATCTCAGGCTGaaacttctttgaatgagCAGTCGGAGGGCGAAACAGCGGCCACCAAGATCAAAAGGTCATTCAAAAAGGGCTCACAGAAGCAAAGAGTAGGGCAGTTATCTGCTGAAGATTTAAACACACAAGACGATACGAAGAAAACCACATGGGGCAATAGACCTGCAAaggcttcaagaaataGCTTTTCGAGTGGTAACTCCGTTAATCATAGAAAACAATCACTGCCTTCTCTTTATGATAGTAATCCCGCCCCAGCTGCAGGAAAGAAGAGGGAAAAAATTCCTGTACTGAGCGTCGGACCCAGTGCATCGAGCGAAGTTAGAACCCATGGTACCTGGGGAATGGCCGCACCATACATTCCAATGAGTGAAGATATTTCAGATGCCATGACATCTCAAAAGAAACCCaccttggaagaaagagtcGCCGCTAAGGAGTTCGAGAGATGGTTCGAGCATGAAAGTGCCAAAGTACAAAAGCAGCTGAACAAGGACAACAAGACGGTCAAGGATGGGTTCAAAGCTGTATATAAGGCTTCAGAAGGTATGCCTGAGTTCCTCACGGACGAAACTTCTtcgaacaagaagaacggGAAAAAACCCAGATTCAAGTTTCAAAGTAAACACAAGACTAAAAACGACGGCGCAGATACCGTCCTCTGGTAA
- the CPA1 gene encoding carbamoyl-phosphate synthase (glutamine-hydrolyzing) CPA1 (similar to Saccharomyces cerevisiae CPA1 (YOR303W); ancestral locus Anc_8.776) yields MSAKATFSIKNGPTFEGYSFGADKSVAGEAVFTTSLVGYPESMTDPSYCGQILVFTQPLIGNYGVPSGEARDQFNLLRYFESPHVHVVGIIVAEYAYEHSHWTAVESLANWCQREGVAAVTGVDTREVIQYLREQGSSLGRITVENQESADYLDPMSTNLVARVTTKQPYYVKALEPKCNVALIDCGVKENIVRSLVARGANVTVVPYDYRIQDIASEFDGIFISNGPGNPTFCEVTVNNLKELMQDEKLVDLPIFGICLGHQLLALAAGAKTHKLKYGNRAHNIPAMDLTTGQCHITSQNHGYAIDESSLPSGWKPYFINLNDQSNEGMIHLTRPIFSTQFHPEAKGGPEDTAVLFDKYFHNIDEYKVKKQANLKLAAAPVTIKVEQLATERVF; encoded by the coding sequence ATGTCTGCAAAAGCTACTTTTTCTATTAAGAACGGTCCTACATTTGAAGGTTACTCCTTCGGTGCTGACAAATCTGTCGCTGGTGAAGCTGTTTTCACCACATCTTTAGTTGGCTACCCAGAGTCCATGACAGATCCTTCCTACTGTGGTCAGATCCTAGTCTTCACTCAGCCATTGATTGGTAACTATGGTGTCCCATCTGGTGAGGCCCGTGACCAGTTCAACTTGCTTAGATACTTTGAGTCTCCCCATGTTCACGTTGTGGGTATCATTGTTGCAGAGTACGCTTATGAGCACTCCCACTGGACTGCGGTCGAGTCTTTGGCCAACTGGTGTCAGAGGGAAGGAGTCGCTGCAGTCACGGGTGTCGACACCCGTGAAGTGATCCAGTACTTGAGAGAGCAGGGCTCTTCTCTAGGTCGTATCACTGTTGAAAACCAGGAATCAGCTGATTATTTGGACCCAATGAGCACTAACCTAGTCGCAAGAGTCACCACCAAGCAACCATATTATGTCAAGGCTTTGGAACCAAAGTGCAACGTTGCCTTGATCGACTGTGGTGTCAAGGAAAATATTGTTAGAAGTTTGGTTGCTAGAGGTGCCAATGTAACTGTTGTACCTTATGATTACAGAATCCAGGATATCGCCAGTGAATTCGATGGAATCTTTATCTCCAACGGACCAGGTAACCCAACCTTCTGCGAAGTTACAgtcaacaatttgaaagagttgatGCAAGATGAAAAACTGGTCGATTTaccaatctttggaatctgtCTAGGTCACCAATTGCTAGCTCTGGCTGCAGGTGCCAAGACCCACAAGTTGAAATACGGTAATAGGGCTCACAATATCCCAGCTATGGATCTAACTACGGGACAATGCCATATCACTTCTCAAAATCATGGTTACGCTATAGATGAATCTTCCTTGCCAAGTGGCTGGAAGCCatacttcatcaatttgaatgaCCAGTCGAATGAGGGTATGATACATCTAACAAGACCAATCTTCTCCACCCAATTCCACCCAGAAGCTAAAGGTGGTCCAGAAGACACTGCAGTGCTATTTGACAAGTACTTTCACAACATTGACGAGTACAAAGTCAAGAAGCAGGCCAACTTGAAGCTTGCTGCAGCTCCAGTGACCATCAAGGTTGAGCAGTTGGCTACTGAAAGGGTTTTTTAA
- the RAX1 gene encoding Rax1p (similar to Saccharomyces cerevisiae RAX1 (YOR301W); ancestral locus Anc_8.774), translated as MKDPMEQDYEQIQRERLPTLYEVLIQVTKAPVDSWEFYTYLSQFPYAIDYLDFWIDLMAHIRLCKDYVKGVRESVEFNETIASRNRDEVNIEDDNESVSSSVLLDALLNEGYLDFQNTKRVSQFLQGDTNDSPRVSRLVDGWKRQSGIADGQNHPLALMVDEMLRKETRKLKQPKITRKQLVNNALQICNIYLLKSAEDNKYLINVPERVKNQVLYDVQQEQRHDPAVFEPLKTVAYQFLEIDCFPKFLSTVALHNIHDQISNWRYQSPGLRRHRSKSPFSNYTVLSRVLIGLIWLGIGFWIGYTLIFLHYSRAIRVVTIVPFALGSYSIVCGLYQVDILYAFFGLTQALMYQEKDGSQTDRKHSHDYSEIPTIFKLLGGRSRLIKIQHDFIKKLLWKRALWCGFLTTLATAILTVIFSCVPGYRL; from the coding sequence ATGAAAGATCCCATGGAGCAAGACTACGAGCAGATCCAAAGAGAACGCCTTCCAACTTTGTATGAAGTGCTCATTCAGGTTACGAAGGCGCCTGTGGACTCGTGGGAATTCTACACATACTTGTCGCAGTTTCCGTATGCAATTGACTATCTTGACTTTTGGATTGATCTAATGGCCCACATAAGACTTTGTAAGGACTATGTGAAGGGTGTTAGGGAATCTGTTGAGTTTAATGAGACAATTGCTAGTCGTAACCGCGATGAGGTAAACATTGAGGATGACAACGAATCAGTGAGCTCATCTGTATTATTAGATGCATTATTAAATGAGGGCTATTTGGATTTCCAAAATACCAAAAGGGTATCCCAGTTTTTGCAGGGAGATACAAACGATTCACCCAGAGTATCGCGATTAGTAGACGGATGGAAACGGCAGTCTGGAATTGCAGACGGTCAAAATCATCCTTTAGCGCTAATGGTAGATGAAATGCTACGAAAGGAGACTaggaaattgaaacaaCCAAAGATAACAAGGAAACAGCTGGTGAACAATGCTTTGCAAATCTGCAATATTTATTTGTTAAAATCTGCCGAAGACAACAAATACCTAATCAACGTCCCAGAGCGAGTAAAAAACCAAGTGTTGTACGATGTCCAGCAAGAACAAAGGCACGATCCTGCGGTATTTGAGCCACTGAAAACTGTCGCATATCAGTTTCTCGAGATCGACTGTTTTCCCAAATTTTTAAGCACAGTGGCCCTCCATAACATCCACGACCAGATCTCGAATTGGAGGTACCAATCGCCCGGGCTACGACGCCATCGTTCAAAATCCCCATTTTCCAACTACACCGTACTAAGCAGAGTACTCATAGGGCTAATATGGCTGGGGATCGGGTTCTGGATTGGCTACACACTGATATTCCTCCACTACAGCAGAGCCATCCGCGTAGTAACTATCGTACCTTTTGCACTCGGATCTTACTCCATAGTATGCGGTCTCTATCAAGTGGATATCCTCTACGCATTCTTCGGTCTAACCCAGGCTCTCATGTACCAAGAAAAGGATGGTTCGCAAACAGATCGCAAACATAGTCATGACTACTCAGAAATTCCCacaattttcaaacttCTGGGAGGCAGATCGAGACTCATAAAGATACAACAcgacttcatcaagaaattattGTGGAAGCGAGCGTTATGGTGCGGCTTCCTGACGACCCTGGCAACGGCCATCCTAACTGTTATTTTCAGTTGCGTCCCAGGTTACAGACTATAG
- the DFG5 gene encoding putative mannan endo-1,6-alpha-mannosidase (similar to Saccharomyces cerevisiae DFG5 (YMR238W); ancestral locus Anc_8.773) translates to MGLDLDPSSKDSICYATALIQKGMLDYYEGTRIGGTVGMFQSPYYWWQAGEAFGGMIDNWYFCENTTFESLIYDGMLAQTGPHYDYMPENQTMVEGNDDQGVWGLTLMGAVERNFTNPTNGAPGWLAMAQAIFNQLNSRWDTANCGGGLRWQIFTWNGGYNYKNTISNACLFQIAARLGRYTGNDTYLEVAENVFDWLVDVGYVVLKDVGNVFDGAEIDNNCTSINKLEWSYNHGVVLGGLAFMYNATNGSSEWETRVTQILGGAESYFFKDSIMYESLCQGDGTSTCNSDQRSFKAIFSRMLGLTSVLVPSTQSKVDDLLKQSALAAAASCSGGTDGHTCGLNWNKQANDGYYGLGEQMSALEVMQQLLIHQKAAPFTEQTGGSSAGDANAGLNTSSANVLQNQLDIQTKDRAGAAIITAVILMVLVGGSIWMLF, encoded by the coding sequence ATGGGGTTGGATCTTGACCCTAGCTCTAAGGATTCCATATGTTATGCTACGGCGTTGATCCAGAAAGGTATGCTGGATTACTATGAAGGTACTCGTATCGGTGGTACAGTAGGAATGTTTCAATCTCCTTACTACTGGTGGCAAGCTGGTGAAGCTTTCGGTGGGATGATCGACAACTGGTACTTCTGTGAGAACACGACCTTTGAGTCGCTTATTTACGACGGAATGCTGGCACAGACGGGCCCTCATTACGACTATATGCCGGAGAATCAGACTATGGTGGAAGGAAATGATGATCAAGGTGTTTGGGGACTCACTTTGATGGGTGCAGTGGAACGCAACTTCACGAATCCTACTAACGGTGCACCCGGCTGGCTAGCAATGGCACAGGCCATTTTCAACCAGCTTAACAGCCGTTGGGATACTGCAAATTGTGGAGGTGGTCTGAGATGGCAGATCTTCACCTGGAACGGTGGCTACAACTATAAGAATACTATTTCGAACGCATGTCTGTTCCAGATTGCCGCGAGACTGGGTAGATATACTGGAAATGATACGTACTTGGAAGTGGCTGAAAATGTTTTCGATTGGCTTGTGGACGTTGGTTACGttgttttgaaagatgtgGGTAATGTCTTCGATGGTGCGGAAATCGATAACAATTGTACCTCGATTAACAAGCTCGAATGGTCTTACAACCACGGTGTCGTTCTTGGTGGGCTGGCCTTCATGTATAATGCAACCAACGGGTCCTCTGAATGGGAAACGCGTGTTACGCAAATCTTGGGTGGTGCTGAGTCctatttcttcaaagattctaTCATGTATGAAAGTCTTTGCCAAGGTGACGGCACAAGCACTTGTAACTCCGATCAGCGGTCTTTCAAGGCTATCTTTTCCAGAATGCTTGGTCTGACAAGTGTCCTGGTACCATCGACACAGTCTAAGGTTGACGATTTGCTAAAACAAAGTGCTTTAGCTGCAGCAGCCTCTTGTAGCGGTGGTACGGATGGCCATACGTGTGGTCTGAACTGGAACAAGCAGGCCAATGACGGTTACTACGGTTTAGGAGAGCAGATGTCAGCGCTTGAAGTAATGCAACAGTTATTGATCCACCAAAAAGCTGCTCCTTTCACGGAACAAACCGGTGGCTCTTCTGCCGGTGATGCCAACGCAGGTCTAAACACGTCATCGGCGAACGTTTTGCAGAACCAGCTAGATATCCAAACTAAAGATCGCGCAGGAGCAGCAATCATAACGGCAGTGATCTTAATGGTTCTAGTGGGAGGATCCATATGGATGCTCTTTTAG
- the TDEL0B03370 gene encoding ChAPs family protein (similar to Saccharomyces cerevisiae BCH1 (YMR237W) and BUD7 (YOR299W); ancestral locus Anc_8.772), translating into MFSQCSIPEVKEEVVGTALQERRAKIGQFLDLGPPDLVTLVKYIPSSSNNQANGHTQEHHEAGQDRPVEQQQQAVAGLHSSDKLKGETGTFFYSLGVDSSDPTSIAIFLKSIADTIAEEPQAWFGKTRNFHVARISFSTWNVFRKCDVNVVVHIPGTVQTFVVDSQGEQSLIADVHDSDLLWAETFFSGVVRSIALMQDNREEGEVQNVVETLILNPLTSGQLDSVSDVFISLFPLVYTRGAELGGPCYVTNITRTNNYLVQTLVEVVRLTRSVDACRAMLQQLVKEHPEAVVVLVRVLLTNDLEIDAIELAQQALLELQQDARTAPDSDCRAELLCLQADFLLKVKGDYKLAQQIAQMAVNSSPSEFRPWYLLAESYIKLKDVENALLTLNACPMTPLKDKYALKRVAPIPTGNSLHLPLPIDAVYEEVSSLDPQDIQKEHHDADPALANLAASNLKSVFQLAYKLLSEIVQITGWENLLKYRSKIFVMEEEYQVSTDEVDKTAGPVKNIPPTSQPSLQNGDRITNNSKHSLRSKRLCERWLDNLFMLLYEDLKTYTLWQTEQLYFEAQYSKYNKLTFEWELFGLCARRLGHYPEAARAFQRGLSQRFSAECARRLLEYCVQERQRVRIQANSPTTDATSSAIMARINELDNTIIDLVVKICCWNHRWYIEFSIILLDALSEAVQDMGLTKISNEISSRFSESVFQLAKDNILDFFANYTNSYYDN; encoded by the coding sequence ATGTTTTCGCAGTGTTCGATACCTGAAGTGAAAGAAGAGGTTGTTGGTACCGCTTTGCAGGAAAGGCGCGCCAAGATTGGACAGTTTTTGGACCTGGGACCTCCAGATCTAGTAACTTTGGTAAAATATATCCCATCTTCGAGCAATAATCAGGCCAACGGACATACACAGGAGCACCATGAGGCTGGACAAGATAGGCCAGTAgagcaacaacaacaggcTGTTGCAGGATTGCATTCTAGTGATAAATTGAAGGGCGAAACTGGGACGTTTTTTTACTCTTTAGGTGTTGATAGCTCTGATCCAACTTCAATTGCTATATTCCTCAAAAGTATCGCCGACACCATTGCCGAAGAGCCTCAGGCTTGGTTTGGAAAGACTAGAAATTTTCATGTGGCTCGTATTTCGTTCTCTACGTGGAACGTTTTTCGTAAATGTGATGTTAATGTTGTGGTTCATATCCCGGGGACCGTTCAGACTTTCGTAGTGGACTCTCAGGGTGAACAATCTTTGATTGCAGACGTACATGATTCGGATTTGTTGTGGGCGGAAACATTTTTCAGCGGTGTGGTTAGATCTATTGCGCTGATGCAGGATAATAGAGAAGAGGGAGAAGTACAGAACGTTGTAGagactttgattttgaaccCATTGACATCGGGACAGTTGGACAGTGTTTCTGATGTATTTATCAGCTTGTTCCCTCTCGTTTACACCAGAGGTGCAGAGCTCGGTGGACCTTGTTACGTTACCAACATCACTCGCACCAACAATTACCTCGTTCAGACACTTGTTGAAGTGGTGAGACTCACACGCAGTGTGGATGCATGTCGCGCGATGTTGCAGCAGCTTGTGAAAGAACACCCGGAAGCTGTCGTTGTACTGGTTCGTGTGCTTTTAACTAACGATCTCGAGATAGATGCCATTGAGTTGGCACAGCAAGCGCTACTTGAATTACAACAGGATGCGCGTACGGCACCCGATTCGGATTGCAGAGCAGAGTTGTTGTGCCTGCAGGCGGATTTCCTACTTAAAGTAAAGGGCGATTACAAGCTCGCGCAACAGATTGCACAAATGGCAGTCAACTCTTCACCAAGTGAGTTCAGGCCATGGTACCTACTCGCAGAGTCCTacatcaaattgaaagacGTCGAAAATGCACTCTTGACTTTGAACGCTTGTCCCATGACACCATTGAAAGACAAGTATGCTCTCAAGAGAGTCGCACCAATTCCAACTGGTAACAGTCTACACTTGCCTCTACCGATAGATGCAGTATACGAAGAAGTGAGCTCCTTGGATCCACAGGATATTCAAAAGGAACACCATGACGCAGATCCGGCTTTGGCGAACCTCGCCGCTTCAAACCTAAAATCTGTGTTCCAATTGGCTTACAAACTTCTCTCAGAGATAGTCCAGATTACCGGCTGGGAGAATTTGCTCAAGTACCGCTCCAAGATCTTTGTAATGGAGGAAGAATACCAAGTGTCCACAGATGAAGTCGACAAGACCGCTGGACCCGTAAAGAACATACCGCCAACATCACAACCGTCTTTGCAAAACGGCGACCGCATCACCAATAACTCCAAGCACTCCCTGCGGTCCAAGAGACTGTGCGAGAGATGGTTGGATAACCTGTTCATGTTACTGTACGAAGACCTCAAGACCTACACACTATGGCAAACAGAACAACTATATTTCGAAGCTCAATATTCCAAGTACAACAAGCTAACTTTCGAATGGGAACTATTTGGTCTATGTGCCCGTCGTCTCGGTCACTACCCAGAAGCAGCCCGCGCTTTCCAAAGAGGCCTCTCACAAAGATTCTCCGCCGAGTGTGCCAGGAGATTGCTTGAGTACTGTGTTCAGGAGCGCCAGCGTGTAAGAATACAGGCCAATTCACCAACAACAGATGCTACTTCCTCCGCAATCATGGCCCGCATCAACGAGCTCGATAACACTATAATTGACCTCGTCGTCAAGATCTGCTGCTGGAACCACCGCTGGTACATCGAATTCTCCATCATCCTGCTCGACGCCCTCAGCGAAGCCGTTCAAGACATGGGCCTGACCAAGATCTCAAACGaaatctcttcaagattttcCGAGTCCGTATTTCAACTGGCAAAGGACAATATCCTCGACTTCTTCGCAAACTACACAAACAGCTACTACGACAACTAG
- the TAF9 gene encoding chromatin modification protein (similar to Saccharomyces cerevisiae TAF9 (YMR236W); ancestral locus Anc_8.771): MTAPETTSNSQEDVPRDVRLLHLLLASQSIHHYEDQVPLQLMDFAFRYTRGVLKDAMVYNDYADQGPSSGLTVEDIRLAIAARTQYQFKPTAPKELLLQLASERNKKALPQVMGMWGVRLPPEKYCLTAKEWDLDEDHTDAV, from the coding sequence ATGACAGCACCAGAAACCACTTCTAACTCTCAGGAAGATGTTCCCAGAGACGTGCGATTACTACATTTACTCCTGGCCTCTCAATCAATCCATCATTATGAGGATCAAGTGCCATTACAACTAATGGATTTTGCCTTTCGTTATACACGCGGTGTTCTAAAAGACGCAATGGTCTACAACGACTACGCCGACCAGGGACCCTCATCAGGACTTACAGTGGAAGATATACGGCTCGCGATCGCAGCTCGTACCCAGTACCAGTTTAAACCTACCGCTCCCAAGGAATTACTCCTCCAACTTGCCAGTGAACGAAACAAGAAGGCTCTCCCGCAAGTCATGGGAATGTGGGGTGTTCGACTACCGCCTGAGAAGTACTGCTTGACTGCCAAAGAATGGGATCTCGACGAAGACCACACCGATGCCGTCTAA